A stretch of Mesorhizobium sp. M2A.F.Ca.ET.046.03.2.1 DNA encodes these proteins:
- a CDS encoding TIGR02281 family clan AA aspartic protease — protein sequence MNRLFWIVMAVIGVGLVLLMLNNSAGHTFGMNNNDFGRLIWVGVLVMVIGASLLRSGRPLGDMARNIGVWAALILVLIAGYQYRYELQDVASRVTAGLVPGSPLALGVENGRPTVTLDKAGNGHFEARILVNGAPVRAVVDTGATSTVLTSEDAQAAGFNPAALSYSVDVSTANGMARAATVRTDELAIGGIVRKDMTVMVAAPGMLEQSLLGMNFIGSLSGFDVRGDRMILRD from the coding sequence ATGAACCGGCTGTTCTGGATCGTCATGGCGGTGATCGGCGTCGGGCTGGTGCTGCTGATGCTCAACAACTCGGCCGGCCACACTTTCGGCATGAACAACAATGATTTCGGCCGGCTGATCTGGGTCGGCGTGCTGGTCATGGTGATCGGCGCGAGCCTGCTCCGCTCGGGCCGGCCGCTTGGCGACATGGCACGCAATATCGGCGTCTGGGCCGCACTGATCCTCGTGCTGATCGCCGGCTATCAGTATCGCTACGAGCTGCAGGACGTCGCGAGCCGCGTGACGGCCGGTCTCGTCCCGGGCAGCCCGCTGGCGCTCGGCGTGGAGAACGGCCGCCCGACCGTCACGCTCGACAAGGCCGGCAATGGCCACTTCGAGGCCCGCATCCTGGTCAACGGCGCGCCGGTGCGCGCCGTCGTCGACACCGGCGCGACCAGCACGGTGCTGACATCGGAAGATGCCCAGGCCGCGGGCTTCAACCCGGCGGCGCTCAGCTACAGCGTCGACGTCTCCACCGCCAACGGCATGGCGCGCGCAGCCACCGTCAGAACCGACGAACTGGCGATCGGCGGCATCGTGCGCAAGGATATGACGGTGATGGTCGCCGCGCCCGGCATGCTGGAACAAAGCCTGCTCGGCATGAACTTCATCGGTTCGTTGTCGGGTTTCGACGTGCGCGGCGACCGCATGATCCTGCGGGATTAA